GAAAGATGTGTCCCTTAAATCATAGTATTTATTGTACGGCCACCTGTATCAATGTTGTATATTGATCACTTACTTATACGTACCTTTTGATACCGCTAAACCAATACGGAACTAGAACCTGAAAAGAAACTATTCGCCACACGAAATCCGATAGTAAAATACGTTTCATTCATACCCGGTAACTTACGGAACGGACTCACGGAACTGCTTCTTGTTTTGCAGCATGACGATTTATTCACTCCCCAGTTGCACGACCAACCCACAAGCGTACGGTGAATTATTTGAACAGTGAAAACCCACCAATGGAGAAATACTCCCAAAATAACTAAGAACTGTGTTCTTTCGTGAGTTACAGCACGTTATGCACATAATGTTCTGTGTTTCAGATCTTATATTCTATGTATATTGTGAATCCTTCATGCAATAGTTCTTCATTCAACGCGTCTTCTATCGGCTAACTCAACGAAAACAATGCGTTTTATCTTGTGTATAGCTCTACACCATTCATCACCTTAACTGTAACCTATCTTCACCTCTCTCTCGCTGTATGGACacgaaaatttttaaattctaTTTTGCCAATTATTCGTCAAACCGTCACCTGCTGTGCCGTAGCACAATTagtatccgttttttttttctgttcagtTGTGCTATAGCCTTCAACAATCTGCTTACTATCTCACTAGTTGTTGCTGCTTGTTTTCCTCCATTTCCCAGTGCAGCTGCACAGCCTTGCACGATATAGTAGTGAGTAGGAAAATGCGGTACTCTATTTCCTATGACTAACGTTGTAATTCGATTTTTGCATTGGGCATATCACACTATCTTGTCCACTTGTCAGACACTGGCTTTTAGGAGGAAGCCAAAAAGCCACAACAGCGTAAAAAAGCTTGATTTTCTGCTCAGTTGTTTTCAAGGGCTGATATTATTAGAAATTAATGCAGATAAGAACAACGCTCATACAAGGGACAAATATTGCCATACACGAATTAGTAAGTTTTGTCACTTGAGCGATGAATGTACTACTGCGGaatattattccattaaaaaaaaataaataaactcaaCAAACTTGTTTAAGCGTTTTCTTACACGGGAAAAGTTGTCCTTCTTATGCATACGATCGGAGGATTATACTACAATGTACAACTGGTGCTGTGCGGAATATACATCGTAATAAAGGAGTGAGAAAAGATATTTTAGACGCACAATGAATGGACAATCAAATTGACTGCTTTCTTTTTCCTGGAAATTTGCAAATACCCCCTCAATCTTTCATCCGCACACGTTACTGCATTCCATTAGATCGAAAGTCCAAACACCGATACGATGCAGTACATCGTCTTATTCTCCCAGCGCACTGTGCAAGAACCATCAGTTTCGTTATTCCAATAGCAAGAACTTGCCGTGTGCAACCCAGCTCCATTCTTCTGCATTATCATGCACGTTACtagaaagagaaaataaagtAGGCAGTTAACTTTTAAATCAAATCAGCGCACcatttaatttgtcacacACTCTCGGCTGACGATAGGAACATGCAAGAGTGACACTAGCATCACGATTTTGATGCGATTCCATCCATAAGACCAGACCAGAACTACGAACCGAGAATAGGCCAGCTCTAACAGAATTAATGGCCTGCGTGCAGCACGCAATATTATGGAGTGTCGGTGTCTCAATAAAATGTCCCAAACATATTGCCTCTTAGGCACTCAGCACACCCTATTAATCCAATACAAAAATCATATCTGTACCACTttgcaaaaatacaaaaaagcatGATGATAGACTACAATTACACACTCAACCACTAACTCCGGTGTAACTGTACAACACACTCTGAAAGCAGATTCCTTTAATGAGTTGCCAGTACAAAAATCCGAATCAACCACCCATATACACAATTCCAAAATGTTTGCTGCTGAAAAAGATGGTTCAAGCTAAACGGGTTTGTTGTAAGGGCATTCGATCGAACTGGAAGATAGAACAGTCATTGTCACTATCCttaaaatagcaaacaaaaatgttcaTTGACGCACTTTCTCTGCAAGAACAATTACATCGTTTTACACACGCCAAAATGTGTCTCGCCGTGAGGAGTAGCTCCCCGTGCAAGAACAACCTAGCTTATTGATAGCTATTTCTCGAGTAACCCATGGCTTACGCGTATATAAAACCAAAGGATCTTCGATCAGATCAGAATCAACGGCTATCATCAGCAACTCATTTCAACGGACAATTGCCGAAATGAAGCAGCACTTTCTTACTACTATCCTGCTCGCCGTGTGCCTGCTCACCGGCCCAACCCTTGCCCAGATTGGGGTGGGCGTCGGAGGCATCGGAGTTACCGTCCTTGGATCGTCCTCAATCATTGGCGTTACTGTGGCCACCACGGTAGCCGCGGGAGCGACTACCACCGTTGCACCAGTCACTGTTGCGCCAACCACAACCGTTGCGCCAACCACTACCGTTGCGGCGGCAACCACCACCGTTGCGGGGGCAACCACTACCGCTGCAACGGGTAATACCGTTGTCTTCAATATCAATGGAAGTAAGTACTGAGCGATACATTAAGCTAATAAAACCGGTAGCTAAGCgctcaaattttcaaattcgTTTTTAGGTATTGTAACCGTTGCTTCATCCGACCAAGCTACGATCGCCGCTATTGTCGCAGCCTTGTCtgccactactactactgtggcagcaaccaccaccacggcGGCAGCAACCACCACGACCGCGGCagccactaccaccaccgcgGCAGCAACCACCGCGGCCACCACCACTACGGCTGCCGCAACAACTACCACCGCTGCTGCCACCACGGCcgctactaccaccaccaccgcagcCGCAACTACTGCTGCGACAACCACGACCACTGCCGCTGCTACCACGACAACGGCCGCTACCTCTGTCACGATAACGGTCACCATCAATGGTCAAACGACAACCATTTCCTCGACCGATCCCAACCTACTGTCGATTCTCGCCCAAATTTTGAACAGCCTGTCCACGACGACCGTCGCCGCGACCACCACTACTGCAGCTAGTGCCGCCGGAACTACCACCACGGCTGCTCCCGTTGTCATACGTGGCTGCCACCGTGGAGGACACCGTCACAGCGGCGAATTCGGAATCGGTTTTGGTGCACGCCTTGGCGGACCCATCGGCTTTGGGGTCGGAATCGGTGCTGGAATTCGCGGACCCGGACTTCTTCGTCCCATCGTGGGTGCTGTTGCCAACACAGCCGGCAATGTAATCGGAACAGCCGTTAATACTGCTGGCAATATCGTTGGATCAGGACTTAACCTCGCTACCGGTCTCGTCGGTGGTGTGGCCAACGCCGCTACTGGCGTCCTTGGTGGATTAGGCAGTGCTCTCGGTGGTATCGGTACGGGACTGCAAGCTGCCGCTGGTGGCGCGCTTAATGGAGGACTACGCGCCGGAGTGAACGCTGGAATCGCCCCACGCGTAGGTTTTGGTGCTGGAATCAATGGAGGCCTGGCATCGCGAGGCGGCCTTGGCAGTGGAATCGGTCTCGGTGCCCGTTTCGGTGTTGGCTTCAACGGATAAGTAACAACTCATCCTCACCCAGCCCTCCGTTACCCACACCCATCCGCACAGACCACAATAGAGATTTTTGTGTAAAAAGATAGCTACTACTATAAATCAGCAATAAATTAAAGAATCCATGTCGAACCGAGATGTGTTTTTCTCCTGTGCCATATCCGACTTACCGATGTATTTGTAAGGCTTCTGTAGCTTAGTTAACACGCTAAGGCAGTTCTCGACAACCGATCCGGTCCAGTTGTTGACTTTATCATGCTGGTAAGCATTGCCTCCAATCGTCGTCTCGATCGCTTCCTTGATGATCTTGCTCACatcatccacaacgaactggTGCTGATGAAGAATTAACATCGTAATATTAGGCTAATGCGTGAATAGTAACATGCACGGCGGTCTAGATCTGTCCACCAACTGCGACCGAACGGTTTACCGGGATGGTAGGACAATCATCCGCTCAAAAGTTTCATCAGGGGAAGGGGAC
The Anopheles moucheti chromosome 2, idAnoMoucSN_F20_07, whole genome shotgun sequence genome window above contains:
- the LOC128309837 gene encoding dynein light chain Tctex-type, with product MEDGKEEHQFVVDDVSKIIKEAIETTIGGNAYQHDKVNNWTGSVVENCLSVLTKLQKPYKYIVTCMIMQKNGAGLHTASSCYWNNETDGSCTVRWENKTMYCIVSVFGLSI
- the LOC128309836 gene encoding spore coat protein SP65-like; this encodes MKQHFLTTILLAVCLLTGPTLAQIGVGVGGIGVTVLGSSSIIGVTVATTVAAGATTTVAPVTVAPTTTVAPTTTVAAATTTVAGATTTAATGNTVVFNINGSIVTVASSDQATIAAIVAALSATTTTVAATTTTAAATTTTAAATTTTAAATTAATTTTAAATTTTAAATTAATTTTTAAATTAATTTTTAAATTTTAATSVTITVTINGQTTTISSTDPNLLSILAQILNSLSTTTVAATTTTAASAAGTTTTAAPVVIRGCHRGGHRHSGEFGIGFGARLGGPIGFGVGIGAGIRGPGLLRPIVGAVANTAGNVIGTAVNTAGNIVGSGLNLATGLVGGVANAATGVLGGLGSALGGIGTGLQAAAGGALNGGLRAGVNAGIAPRVGFGAGINGGLASRGGLGSGIGLGARFGVGFNG